Genomic DNA from Lentimicrobiaceae bacterium:
GTCGTCATCACCGAAGAAGACTGCGGAACTCTGCGCGGATTGCTTACTACCGCTTTGAAGAAAAACGAAGAAGAGGTAGAGTCGTTGTACGATAGAATATTGGGACGTACTACCCTGCACGACATTTATCATCCACAAACAGGAAAACTTATTGTGCCCGCAGGAAAAGAACTTACCGAAGACATCTGCGAACAAATACAAAATTCGCCAATTGAAGCCGTTGAAATCCGTTCGGTACTTACCTGTGAATCGAAAAAAGGTGTTTGTGCAAAATGCTATGGTCGCAGCTTAGCTACAGGTCATATGGTTCAAAGAGGTGAAGCAGTAGGTGTTATTGCTGCACAATCCATCGGCGAACCTGGCACTCAGCTCACCCTTCGTACATTCCATGTCGGCGGTGTGGCAGGTGCCAATATAGCCTCATCTTCCCGTATAATAGCCAAATACAATGGCGTTCTTGAAATTGACGAATTGCGTAGCGTAGAATATACCAATGCTGAAGGAAAGACTTACGAAATTGTTCTCGGACGTTCGGCAGAAATGCGGATTGTTGACCAAAATACGGGTATCGTGCTTTCTTCAGGAAACATCCCTTACGGAGCCAACTTGTATTTTACCCATGGAACTCAAATTCACAAAGACGAACTCATCAGCGACTGGGATCCATACAATGCCGTTATCCTCTCCGAAGTAACCGGTAAAATACTCTACGAAAATATTATCGAAGGAGTAACTTACCGCATCGAATCCGACGAACAAACCGGATACCACGAAAAAGTAACCATCGAATCGAGACAAAAAACCAAAAACCCGGGAATTAAAATTTTATCATCCAGCGGTGAAGAAATCAGAGCCTACGATATTCCTGTGGGTGCCCATATTATGGTTGAAGACGGAGATAAAATCCATGCTGGCGAATTACTTGTAAAAATACCACGCGCCGTAGGCAAAGCCGGTGACATCACCGGAGGGCTGCCTCGTGTTACCGAATTATTCGAAGCACGTAACCCCTCCGACCCCGCCGTAGTATCCGAAATAGATGGTGTGGTTTCTTTCTCCAAAAAACTTAAAAGAGGAAACCGCGAAGTAATCATCACTTCCAAAACCGGCGAAGAAAAGAGCTATCTGATAACCACTTCCAAACAGATTCTTGCACAGGAAAATGATTATATAAAAGCCGGAACGCCGCTATCAGAAGGTGCCATGACTCCGGCAGACATCTTAGCCATTAAAGGACCTATGAAAGTACAGGAATACATCGTTAACGAAATCCAAGAAGTGTATCGCTTACAAGGTGTAAAAATCAACGACAAGCATTACGAAGTCATTGTACGGCAAATGATGCGGAAAGTGGAAATAGAAGACCCTGGTGATACTAAATTTCTGGAAGGCGAACTGGTTAATAAAACCGATTTCCAGGAAGAAAATGATGAAATTTTTGGGAAAAAAGTAATAATTAACAGTGGAGATTCAGTAAATTACAAAGCCGGTCAAATCATCAGTGCCCGTAAATTGCGTGATGAAAATTCTCTGCTGAAACGCAGGGATAAAAAACTGGTAGAAGCCCGCGATGCACAGTCAGCCACTGCCCGTCAGGTATTGCAGGGGATAACCCGTGCTTCGTTGCAAACCTACAGCTTTATTTCTGCCGCTTCGTTCCAGGAAACTACCAAAGTTCTTACCCAGGCAGCTATTAATGCCAAACGCGACGATCTGCTGGGTTTGAAAGAAAATGTAATTGTTGGACATAAAATACCGGCAGGAACCGGACTCCGCGAATACGATAACCTTATCGTAGGCTCACGGGAAGAATATGAAACCCTAATGGAATCGAAAAACGACTAAAATCATTATGTTATGAACAAACAGGAAAATCAGATCAATATCGAGTTGAATGAAGAAACGGCAGAAGGAATCTACTCAAACCTTGCCATTATCACCCATTCCAACACAGAGTTCATAGTTGATTTTATCAAGATGATGCCCGGAATTCCAAAAGCGAAGGTAAAATCGAGAATCATTCTTACACCTCAACACGCCAAAAGATTACTTAGGGCGCTAAAGGATAACATTTCTAAGTTTGAGCAAATGCACGGTACCATTAAAGATACCGAAACCGAAGGAATACCTTTTCCCATTACCGGACCCACAGCCCAGGCTTAATAACCTCAGAAAATTCTTAAAAATGGCTTCCCCCAAAAGGAAGCCATTTTTTTTATTTTTTGCAATAAAAAAATATTGCATATGTGTTAATTAAATTTTATTTATCTTTGAATCAATTTTACGTTCATATAAAAAATGTCTTCTTCCCGATGTAAAATTATAAATTTCGAATTTATATATAAATATAATTATAATTAACTAAAATGTTAACTTAAAAATGTCAATCTATGAAGAAACATCTACAATTGTTTGCTATTCTGTTTCTTATCATTTTGTGGGCATTTGCCACTGAGGCATTTGCACAGGAGATGAAGATTACAGGAAAAGTAAAGGATGCTACCGACGGTAGTTCGCTACCGGGAGTAAGCATTCTGATCAAAAACACCACGCGAGGTACGACAACCGACATTGATGGAAGCTATTCTATCACTGCGGGTGCCACATCCACACTGGTATTTTCATTTGTAGGCTACACTCCTCAGGAAGTAGTAGTCGGAGCACAAAAAGTGATTAATATCTTTTTAAAACCTTCCGTTACCGGTTTAGAAGAAATTGTTGTAATCGGCTATGGGCAGGTAAAGAAATCCGATGCTACTGGCTCACTGTCGGTACTCGGTTCGAAAGACTTTAACCGGGGTGCAATCTCCAATCCAATGGAACTCCTGGTAGGAAAAGCCGCAGGTGTTATTATTAATACCAACAATGGAGCTCCGGGCGCTAATTCAACCATTCGCATCAGAGGAGGCTCTTCGCTTAAAGCAAGTAACGACCCATTAATAGTCATTGACGGTGTTCCTTTCAACGATGCTAACATTAGTGGAGTAAGCAACTCATTGAACTTTATCAACCCAAATGATATTGAATCCTTTACAGTGTTAAAAGATGCTTCAGCCACCGCTATCTACGGTTCACGTGCATCTAATGGGGTAATTCTTATCACAACTAAAAAAGGCAAAGTCGGTGCAAAAATGCGTGTCAGCTACAACGGAATCCTGTCATTCGGAACCGTACAGAAAGATGTTGATGTTTTAACCGGGGATGAATACCGTGCCCTTGCACACGAAAAATTAGGCTCAAATAATATTAACGAAACTGCTTTGGCAAGCTTAGGCACAGCAAATACTGACTGGCAGAAAGAAATTTACAGGACAGCAGTTTCGCACGACCACAATATAAGTGTTGGCGGTGCAGTAAAATCTGTACCCTACAGGGTTTCGTTAGGCTACACTGACCAGGAGGGTATTCTGAAAAATACAAGCATGAAACGCAATACTCTTTCTTTCAACCTCGACCCAACATTTTTAAACGGAGATTTAAAAGTGAACGTAGGTGGAAAAGGTATGTACACCAAACAGGATTTCAGCAACGATGGTGCAGTAGGTGCCGCAATTCTTTTCGACCCGACTCAACCGGTTATGAACGGAAATAGCCGCTATGGTGGATATTTTACATGGACAACCACTGGTAGCGGCTATGCCGGACCCAATGCCGAATACAACCAGATGGCTACCTCGAACCCTGTTGCCATGCTCGATTTAACCGACAACAAATCCGACGTTTACAGAGGTAATGGCAACATACAGTTTGATTATAAAGTGCCTTTTATCCCCGATTTGCACGCTAATCTTAATATGGCTATTGACGCATATAAAAGCGACGGACACAACAACGTGGATACCATTGCCGTTTGGACGCGCCGTGAAGGTTTTGGACGACTAAATGATTATAATCAGGAAGGAAATTCAAAAACACTCGACTTTTTATTAAATTATAAAAAAGATTTAGATGCCTTGCAAAGTAAAGTTGAAGCTATGGCTGGTTATTCTTACCAACGTTTCTGGAGAAAAAAATATAATTACCAACACAGTATAGTTGACTTAAAACATCCTCATATTGTTGCCGATAGTATGACTTTTGAGACAGAAAATGTGCTTGTATCATTCTTTGGCAGGATAAATTATTCATTGATGGATAAATATTTGCTTACTGTAACTCTCCGCGATGATGGTTCATCAAGATTTGCCCCGGAAAACCGCTGGGGATTATTCCCATCACTTGCATTGGCATGGAAAATCAAGAACGAAGACTTTCTGAAAGATGTAAAAGCTGTTACCGACCTTAAACTAAGGTTAGGTTGGGGTGTAACTGGTCAGCAAAACATTATCACCGATGATAATAACAAACTTCTTGATTATCCTTATATGGGCACATACACATCATCAGTTGAATCTGCCTGTTATCAGATTGGTTACGAAACTGTTGACGGAGTAATTGACTATACAAAACCCATTTTTGTTACCACACTTCGTCCAAATGCCTACGACCCAAGTATTAAATGGGAATCAACTACCACACAGAATATAGGTCTCGACTTCAGTTTCTACAACGACAGAATTTCCGGTTCGTTGGATTATTACAAACGCGAAACCAAAGACCTTATCAACAGCATTCCCATTCCAAACGGAAGCAATTTCTCAAACTATCTTACAACCAATGTTGGATCACTCGAAAACAAAGGCTTTGAAATTTCACTTAACCTGAAACCCATTGCCAAAAGAGACATGACATGGGACGTTGGTTTCAACTTTACTTATAACGAAAATAAAATAACCAAGTTTCTACGTACAGATGATCCTACTTACAATGGTATCCCTGCAGGCAATATAAATGGAGCTACCGGAAACAATATTCTAATTCAAAGTGTTGATTATCCAACATATTCTTTCTTTGTGCTGCAACAAGTTTACGATGTCAACGGATTCCCAATCGAAGGATTGTACGTTGACCTAAGTGGCGAAGGCGGAAACATTTCAAGTAACCTTGCTAATTTTTACCATTACAAAAAACCAGTACCCGATTACCTGATAGGTTTATCTTCACGTTTCAGCTACAAAAAATTCGACATAGGTTTTTCAGCCCGTATCAACCTAAACAACTATGTTTACAACAATGTAGCTTCACAGACCTTCTACGGCAACATGTATAACAACAACTACTGGCAAAATTTATCATCACAAATTAAGGATACAAAATTTAACAATGCACAGTATTTTTCGGATATTTATATCGAAAATGCCTCTTACTTTAAAATGGATAATATTTCTGCCGGATATAACTTTACAAAAATCATTACCGAAAAACTTCGTGGACGTGTAAGCTTCACAGTTCAGAATGCTTTCACAATAACCAAATACAAAGGCATAGACCCCGAAGTAAATAATGGCAGCGACAAATTGGGTATTGATAACAACTTCTATCCCCGTGCAAGGGTATATATGTTAGGTGTTAATTTAGATTTATAATAATAAAAAGGAATTAAGATTATGAAACGTATAAAAATAATATCATTATTTATAGTTTTATTCGCATTGGTTTCCACATCTTGCATAAACGATTTGGACACCAAACCATTGGATAAAAACACTGTAGTTCCCGATAACCTGCTCGACCGCCCTGGTGCCATCGAACAGGCTTTAGCAAAACTCTATTCTTCTTTTGCCGTTCCCGGGCAAGATGGTGTTAATCTATCAGGAGATATTTCTGGCATTGATAATGGCTTTGGTGTTTACACCCGTGCCCTTTGGATGCTTCAGGAATTACCAACTGACGAAGCCATCTGCGCATGGAACGACCAAACCATTAAAGACTTCCACTGGCAGACATGGTCAGCCACCGACGTTTTCAACATGGCAATGTACAGCCGTATTATTTACACCGTTACCATCTGTAACGAATTTATAAGAAACACCGAAGGAAACGACGACCCTGATGTGATAAAATGCAACTCCGAAGCAAGATTCTTAAGGGCATTGGCTTATTTCCATGCCATTGATATGTACGGAAATCCAGCTTTTGTTACCGAAGCCGACAAGCCCGGAAAATTCTTCCCGAAACAAACCACCCGCGCCGAATTGTTTGCCTACGTTGAAAGCGAGCTTAGAGACATAGCCGACAATAACAAATTAGGAGAACCCAGATTCATGTACGGACGCGCCGATAAAGCCGCCGCCTGGATGCTCCTTGCACGTCTTTACCTTAATGCAGAAGTTTATACCGGAACCCCAAGATGGGCTGATTGTATAACCTATTGCAACCTGGTTAAAAACGCCGGCTACATTCTCGAGCCCGATTACCATGCAAACTTCTGTGCCGACAATAATTTAAGCCGCGAGTTGATTTTTGCAATTAATAACGATGGACAATACACACGTTCGTATGGTGGAACCACTTACATTATTCATGCCGCTACCGGAGGAGGTATCAGCGCTGCTGCTTTAGGTATCGGAAGCGGATGGGGCGGAAACCGTACAACCCCTGAATTTGCCAACATCCTTACTAATAATTATCATCCTCCTCGTTCCGACTCAATGTTCACGCAAGTACCCGATAAAAGAGTTTACCTTCAACTGCTTAACAACTGGGACATTATTAACGTAGGTACTTTCACCGATGGAATAGGAGTAAGGAAATTTTCAAATGTTAACCACGATGGCACAGAAGCTATTCATCCTCATAACGATTTTACCTGCACCGACTTCCCTATTTTCCGCCTTGCTGATGCTTATCTGATGGAAGCCGAAGCCTTACTCCGTTCGGGTGGCGACAGGGGTACTGCACTTAACGACATTAATGCCTTGCGCGAAAGAGCTTATGGCAATATAAACGGAAATATCAACGACAGCCAACTCACCCTCGATTTCATACTCGATGAACGCGGAAGAGAACTTTACTGGGAAGCCGTTCGCCGTACCGATTTAATCCGATATGGCAAATTTACCGGAGATGCTTACTTATGGCAATGGAAAGGAAATTCTTTTTATGGACTTGGTACACCCTCTTACCGTAACCTCTATCCTTTACCCGCATCGGAAGTTTCGGCTAACCCTAACATTCATCAAAATACTGGTTATTAATTTTTAATCTTGGAAAAATGAAAAAAATCTTTTTAATATTCTTCATTATTGCGGGTATTGTTATTTCTTCCTGCAAAAAGGATGAAACAAAGGTTGAATTAACACAATTCATACCCGGAGCGCTTCTTTCTCCCGCTACAAATTCAGAGTTCGTTCTGCTAAAAGCTAATGCGGAAGACACTCTCATGACTTTTAACTGGGACGCAGCTACCTACACTTTCAGCAACGGCGACCCTGCTACCATTGCAGTTAACTATACTATCGAAATGGATACCACTGGTAATAACTTTGCAAATTTTAAAACGGTGTATGCCACCAACGACCTGCAATATCCCATGACAGTAAAAGCAATGAACAATTTCTTGATAATTAAATGGGAAGACCTGCCAAACGTATTATCTACCTACGATTTCAGGGTAAGAGCGTCTTTATCCGAATCTACTTCTGAAGATGTATTTTCCGATGTAATCACGCTTAATTTCACACCATATTCAACGGAAGTAATACTATCACCCATTTACTTACTTGGAAATGCCACAGCAGCAGGCTGGGACAACAACCTTGCTTTGGAAATGACACATATAGGCGAAGCAGGAGAATATGTTATCGTAGCTACCCTATCTGGTGCTGCTGATACTTATATAAAATTTATTACAAGCCTTGGACATTGGGCACCTCAGTGGGGCACCGACGCCACTGGAACTAACGAAGCCGGACCACTTGTTTATCGTCCCGATGAATCAGTTGCCGACCCCTTAGCCATTCCAGCACCAGCTACTAACGGAGATTACAGAATATTAGCCGACACAGCTAATTTAACTTACACTATTACACCTGTTACAGGAGTTTTATACCTACTTGGCGATGCTACTACTGCCGGATGGAACAATGCAACACCACTCGAAATGACAAAAGTAGCTCCGGGTATTTTTGAAATAACTACCACTCTCACTGCAGGCGGAATGAAATTCCTCGAAGTTCCCGGACAATGGGCTCCACAATGGGGCACCGATGCCACTGGAACAAATAGCAGAGGCATACTAATTTACCGTCTCGATGAAACAGTTCCCGACCCAACTAATATACCTTCACCTGGTGCAGGAACCTATACAATCACAGTTAATCTGGCTACCCAAACCTATACTATTACTGCTGTTAAATAATCAGTTATTCGTTTTTTAACAACATAATTAAAAATGATAAAATCAAAAGGGTTGAAATGCTATTGTTTCAACCCTTTTATTTTTTTCTGAAAAAATTATCACTTGACGGAATAAATAGATGGCGACGGTATTATATAACCTGAATTGGAGATAAAACATGTTTTACATCTGACTGATATTAATCCGTCAGGGTTTTAACATCAATAGAAATAAATTTTATTTCTGTGGATTCTCCGTCAGGATATCAATAACTAATGCCCTATAGACAAACTTTTATAAGAAATCAACATGCTATTGACATTGATCGCCAACGGCAAAATGTAACATGCTAAAATATTACAATAATGGTTTGCAACCTTATGCTGAACCCGGGTAAATAAATCAGAGTTTTTTTATTTCTGTTGAAGTTTTAAAAAAAAAATTAAAAAATTGTAATTGTAATTTTAATATTTTTAACTTTGTAAGTTAAAATATACATTTAAATTTAGAATTTAATCATTAACCTTTTAATCAAATGCCTATGAAAAAACTATTACTAAGTATGCTAATTATTGTAGCTGTAGGGCTCTTTAATTATGCAAATGCTCAATTCAATGTTACTTTGAATGTTGATATGCATGGTTCTGGCTTGAACGGAGAAACTATTTATTTTGCCGGTGATTTTGGTGGAATTTATGGCTCATGGGATGAACCAGGAAACAATGCAAATGATGTGTTAACAGATGCTGATGAAGATTCTGTTTATTCAATAACCTTAACTGGTATTGCTGCTGGCAACTATATGTTTAAGTTTTTCATGGGACCTACCTGGAGTACTGGTGAATGGACTGGCGATCCTAACCGTAGATGCTCCATCGCTGCTGATAAAACTTTGGACTTTGTTTGGGCTGATAAACCTTTTGCTATTACTTTAAATGTAGATATGCATGGATCCGGACTTAATGGTGAAACTATCTACATAGCAGGTGACTTTAAAGGCGACAATGGCTCATGGAACGAACCCGGAACAAATGCTTCCAACATCTTAACCGATGCTGATGCCGATTCTATCTATACTATTATTGCTTATATTGGTGCAGGTGATCATCAATTTAAGTTCTTTAAAGGTGAAGGTTGGGATGGCGGCGAATGGACTGGTGATCCTAACAGAACTTTCACTACTATTGAAGCTGACTCTTCTTTAGACTTCGTTTGGGGCGTGAACCCAGAAGGTATCAACGATAATCCTCTTGCTGGTAAAGTAAGTGCTTATCCTGTTCCTTGTAACAATACGTTGTATGTAAATGCAACGATTGATGTTAAGCAAGTTATTCTTTGCAATGCTTACGGACAGCAAATTTCCAGATTAAACAATGTTGCAGCCGGTAAAATTTCTATCAACACCTCTAACCTTGCCGATGGTATGTATTTTATTACTTTCGTAGGGAAGAATGGTGGACAGTTAGTTCAAAAACTTCTTAAGAACTAACGTAACTATCATTTCTGAATAAAAAAGGAGCTCCCTACCGGAAGCTCCTTTTTTATGCTTATGAGTACAATAAACCAAAATTTATTATAAAATACAAGTAATTGGGTCTTTTAGAGTCGGCGTTGGTTCTTTTAGAGTCGGCGTTCCTTCTTTTAGAAGCAATGTTGGGTCTTTTTTATAGAATGTTCCTTCAAAAAGAAGGAACATTGGGTCAGAAAGAGGGAACTTCCCTTCTTTTTGAGGGATCATTCCCTCTTTTAGAACCATTAATTTCTCTAAAAGAAGGAATGATGGCTCTTTTTCATTCAACGCCGACTCTTTTAGAAGCAAACGCATTTCTTTTTCAGGCAAGGCAGACTTTTTAACCATTGAAGCCTGCAAAGAAAGTGAGAAACACCATGCTGTTACTTTACCAGGAGTATTAATGGGAAGAATGTGGCTATAAAAAATAACCTGCCCGTTTTTTCATTTCAACCAGCAGGTTATAAAACCGGAAACATTACCGTTTTTAGTTCTGCAGTACTTCGCCTTCTGTTTTGGCTTTACGACCCGAGAAACGTTCCTTCAGGTCGTCGGAAGCCGGTTTTGCACCCGGAACATTCCGTTTGGCTGCATCCTTTACAGAAGCATAAATTGAAAGCGCAGCGATATAAGCTTCGCTCCCGGCAAGCAGGATGGAATCATCAAGCAATGTATTCATTTCTTCGATGGAATGTATGAAAGTAAGCAGGTATTTTACCGCCTTAACATCTTTCTCCATTTCATCCAGGTTGATGTATGCAGGCACAAGATGCGGATACAAGCGACCGTAATCCAATGCTTTTTCCACAAAGGCAATGGTTTTATCACCCATTTTGGCATAAGCATGCCGTTCTTCGGAGGTAAGGGTTACCAATCCGGCAGGTAACATACTTTTCAGTTTGGCTACTTCCGAAATAAACCCATCCACCTGTTGCTGGGTAATGTCTAACGAAATTCTGTTTTCGCCTTCCATAAGTTTGCATTTAGGTTAGCCTACTGTTTGCAAGCATTTCGGATGTGCTTACCTAAAAACCAGTAGTTTTATGGCTCACTGTTTTTATGCACATCAAATATATGAAATATTACCCGAATTTATTCATTTTGTTGAAAACTTTTTTTACAAAAAGGAAAAATTTATTTCATTCCGGGCGTGCGGCTTCAATTAACAGATAACCCATTTACTTCCGGGTTATTAATCCGGATAAGCCATCCACGGATGTTGTAAAGATAATCGGTTTTTTGCAGAATTATAAATTCCGCTCAGCCGAGGGAATCCCGATTTAACCGGGACCGCTCAGCCGAGGGCTTAGCAGGAAAATACTTATTCCTTAACGATCTTCCACACACTCCGTTTATCTCCTGCTTTAAGCTTCAGGTAGTAGATACCAGAAGGTTGGGCTGTGAGGTTGATAGCCCCGCTCCCGGTACCTGACAGTGGAGAAGCCGATAACAACATACCGGAAGAATTATACAGGGCGCTTTCCACTCTTGTACCTTCCGGCAGGTTGCTGATGGCTACATTTACCTCACCCATGGTAGGGTTAGGCGACACCGTAATGGTAAGCTCTCCTAAGGTTTCCGTTAGCAGCTCCCTCCCTTCGGGAGGGTTGGGGTGGGAGGTTGTTTGTTTTAGTGTTACCACGTTGCGGGTGGTACGGTTGCCACTGGCATCGTAGGCATAGCTGATGGCTTGGGAAAATGCTTGCTGCAAACCAAAAAGAATTATTAAGAGTAATAGAAGGTTGATCTTTTTCATTTTTTATGGGTAGGTTATTGTCCAGTTCATTATTTGCAAGTCTTGTAAGCTTAAATCATAACGCTTTAATACAAGGTAATTCG
This window encodes:
- a CDS encoding T9SS type A sorting domain-containing protein, translating into MKKINLLLLLIILFGLQQAFSQAISYAYDASGNRTTRNVVTLKQTTSHPNPPEGRELLTETLGELTITVSPNPTMGEVNVAISNLPEGTRVESALYNSSGMLLSASPLSGTGSGAINLTAQPSGIYYLKLKAGDKRSVWKIVKE
- a CDS encoding DUF3467 domain-containing protein encodes the protein MNKQENQINIELNEETAEGIYSNLAIITHSNTEFIVDFIKMMPGIPKAKVKSRIILTPQHAKRLLRALKDNISKFEQMHGTIKDTETEGIPFPITGPTAQA
- a CDS encoding T9SS type A sorting domain-containing protein; protein product: MKKLLLSMLIIVAVGLFNYANAQFNVTLNVDMHGSGLNGETIYFAGDFGGIYGSWDEPGNNANDVLTDADEDSVYSITLTGIAAGNYMFKFFMGPTWSTGEWTGDPNRRCSIAADKTLDFVWADKPFAITLNVDMHGSGLNGETIYIAGDFKGDNGSWNEPGTNASNILTDADADSIYTIIAYIGAGDHQFKFFKGEGWDGGEWTGDPNRTFTTIEADSSLDFVWGVNPEGINDNPLAGKVSAYPVPCNNTLYVNATIDVKQVILCNAYGQQISRLNNVAAGKISINTSNLADGMYFITFVGKNGGQLVQKLLKN
- a CDS encoding RagB/SusD family nutrient uptake outer membrane protein; its protein translation is MKRIKIISLFIVLFALVSTSCINDLDTKPLDKNTVVPDNLLDRPGAIEQALAKLYSSFAVPGQDGVNLSGDISGIDNGFGVYTRALWMLQELPTDEAICAWNDQTIKDFHWQTWSATDVFNMAMYSRIIYTVTICNEFIRNTEGNDDPDVIKCNSEARFLRALAYFHAIDMYGNPAFVTEADKPGKFFPKQTTRAELFAYVESELRDIADNNKLGEPRFMYGRADKAAAWMLLARLYLNAEVYTGTPRWADCITYCNLVKNAGYILEPDYHANFCADNNLSRELIFAINNDGQYTRSYGGTTYIIHAATGGGISAAALGIGSGWGGNRTTPEFANILTNNYHPPRSDSMFTQVPDKRVYLQLLNNWDIINVGTFTDGIGVRKFSNVNHDGTEAIHPHNDFTCTDFPIFRLADAYLMEAEALLRSGGDRGTALNDINALRERAYGNINGNINDSQLTLDFILDERGRELYWEAVRRTDLIRYGKFTGDAYLWQWKGNSFYGLGTPSYRNLYPLPASEVSANPNIHQNTGY
- a CDS encoding SusF/SusE family outer membrane protein, translating into MKKIFLIFFIIAGIVISSCKKDETKVELTQFIPGALLSPATNSEFVLLKANAEDTLMTFNWDAATYTFSNGDPATIAVNYTIEMDTTGNNFANFKTVYATNDLQYPMTVKAMNNFLIIKWEDLPNVLSTYDFRVRASLSESTSEDVFSDVITLNFTPYSTEVILSPIYLLGNATAAGWDNNLALEMTHIGEAGEYVIVATLSGAADTYIKFITSLGHWAPQWGTDATGTNEAGPLVYRPDESVADPLAIPAPATNGDYRILADTANLTYTITPVTGVLYLLGDATTAGWNNATPLEMTKVAPGIFEITTTLTAGGMKFLEVPGQWAPQWGTDATGTNSRGILIYRLDETVPDPTNIPSPGAGTYTITVNLATQTYTITAVK
- a CDS encoding TonB-dependent receptor, encoding MKKHLQLFAILFLIILWAFATEAFAQEMKITGKVKDATDGSSLPGVSILIKNTTRGTTTDIDGSYSITAGATSTLVFSFVGYTPQEVVVGAQKVINIFLKPSVTGLEEIVVIGYGQVKKSDATGSLSVLGSKDFNRGAISNPMELLVGKAAGVIINTNNGAPGANSTIRIRGGSSLKASNDPLIVIDGVPFNDANISGVSNSLNFINPNDIESFTVLKDASATAIYGSRASNGVILITTKKGKVGAKMRVSYNGILSFGTVQKDVDVLTGDEYRALAHEKLGSNNINETALASLGTANTDWQKEIYRTAVSHDHNISVGGAVKSVPYRVSLGYTDQEGILKNTSMKRNTLSFNLDPTFLNGDLKVNVGGKGMYTKQDFSNDGAVGAAILFDPTQPVMNGNSRYGGYFTWTTTGSGYAGPNAEYNQMATSNPVAMLDLTDNKSDVYRGNGNIQFDYKVPFIPDLHANLNMAIDAYKSDGHNNVDTIAVWTRREGFGRLNDYNQEGNSKTLDFLLNYKKDLDALQSKVEAMAGYSYQRFWRKKYNYQHSIVDLKHPHIVADSMTFETENVLVSFFGRINYSLMDKYLLTVTLRDDGSSRFAPENRWGLFPSLALAWKIKNEDFLKDVKAVTDLKLRLGWGVTGQQNIITDDNNKLLDYPYMGTYTSSVESACYQIGYETVDGVIDYTKPIFVTTLRPNAYDPSIKWESTTTQNIGLDFSFYNDRISGSLDYYKRETKDLINSIPIPNGSNFSNYLTTNVGSLENKGFEISLNLKPIAKRDMTWDVGFNFTYNENKITKFLRTDDPTYNGIPAGNINGATGNNILIQSVDYPTYSFFVLQQVYDVNGFPIEGLYVDLSGEGGNISSNLANFYHYKKPVPDYLIGLSSRFSYKKFDIGFSARINLNNYVYNNVASQTFYGNMYNNNYWQNLSSQIKDTKFNNAQYFSDIYIENASYFKMDNISAGYNFTKIITEKLRGRVSFTVQNAFTITKYKGIDPEVNNGSDKLGIDNNFYPRARVYMLGVNLDL